One stretch of Sphingobacteriaceae bacterium DNA includes these proteins:
- a CDS encoding NADH-quinone oxidoreductase subunit M — protein IGIWGGEQREFAALKFFIYTMVGSVIMLVGFIALYILTGSTTFNIVEMYSLAPAMISPAAQKAIFLALFLGFAVKVPVVPFHTWLPLAHVEAPTPISVLLAAIMLKTGGYGFLRITHPTLPEAASSYAYLFGVLGVVAIVYGALTALAQRDFKRLVAYSSVAHMGYTVLGIGAGTQEGLMGAMFGMISHGVISAMLFILVGVYYERTGTRDLHRLGGLFGPMPFAGSILAFAAFANLGLPGLSGFISEFFTLVGTFPVWRNLVYTALIGLVLTAAFNLVALRRVLMGPTSAEHAQLPDLKGYEKVTLLPLAAFTILLGVYPMIMFRLFDIRLAELVALLAGS, from the coding sequence CATCGGCATCTGGGGCGGTGAGCAGCGGGAGTTCGCCGCTCTGAAGTTCTTCATCTACACCATGGTGGGCTCCGTCATCATGCTGGTGGGCTTCATCGCCTTGTACATCCTGACCGGGTCCACCACCTTCAACATCGTGGAGATGTACAGCCTGGCGCCGGCCATGATTTCCCCGGCGGCCCAGAAGGCCATCTTCCTGGCCCTGTTCCTGGGCTTCGCCGTCAAGGTGCCGGTGGTGCCCTTCCATACCTGGCTGCCCCTGGCCCACGTGGAAGCCCCCACTCCCATCAGTGTGCTGCTGGCAGCCATCATGCTGAAGACCGGCGGCTACGGCTTCCTGCGCATCACCCACCCCACCCTGCCTGAAGCCGCATCCTCCTACGCCTACCTGTTCGGCGTGCTGGGCGTCGTCGCCATCGTGTACGGCGCCCTGACGGCCCTGGCCCAGCGGGACTTCAAGCGCCTGGTGGCCTACTCCAGTGTGGCCCATATGGGCTACACCGTGCTGGGCATCGGCGCCGGCACCCAGGAAGGCCTCATGGGAGCCATGTTCGGCATGATCTCCCACGGCGTCATCTCCGCCATGCTGTTCATCCTGGTGGGGGTTTACTACGAGCGTACGGGAACCCGGGATCTGCACCGGCTGGGCGGCCTCTTCGGGCCCATGCCCTTCGCCGGCTCCATCCTGGCCTTCGCGGCCTTCGCCAACTTGGGGCTGCCGGGCCTGTCCGGGTTCATTTCGGAGTTCTTTACCCTGGTAGGGACCTTCCCCGTCTGGCGCAACCTGGTCTACACCGCCTTGATCGGCCTGGTCCTGACGGCGGCCTTCAACCTGGTGGCCCTGCGGCGGGTGCTTATGGGTCCCACGTCCGCGGAACACGCCCAGTTGCCTGACTTGAAGGGGTACGAGAAGGTCACCCTGCTGCCCTTGGCGGCCTTCACCATCCTGCTGGGCGTATACCCCATGATCATGTTCCGGCTCTTCGACATCCGGTTGGCTGAACTGGTAGCCTTGCTGGCCGGGTCCTAG